In Arthrobacter sp. SLBN-112, a genomic segment contains:
- a CDS encoding AEC family transporter has translation MFVEVFFKVLPLFLGILVGYLASYWPRFQENTESAISAFVFYIALPALLFVVAAEADLTQGIPPAFPVLAVAATLGVGLIGFVPLWIISKRELPNSIAASLSATYGNVSYLGIPVVLGILGTAGGLPAVIGQLVHNLIFLLGYPVLHELLFSKRPAGAGRWKTIAATVGRALTCSPLIWAIVLGMVVSTTKIHVVAPLMEFTSMLAGAAAPGALFAIGLTLRGAVRVFRGGRLRLMPVWAAGAGKLLLMPAATAAAALIFAPDMPQPWLVTLIIMAGMPTSATAFVLSQSSGGDGRTVAAIILVTNFFGIVTLPIAAQLFT, from the coding sequence ATGTTTGTTGAAGTATTTTTCAAAGTACTCCCCCTCTTCCTTGGAATCCTCGTTGGGTACCTTGCAAGTTACTGGCCTCGGTTCCAGGAAAATACAGAGTCTGCAATCAGTGCCTTCGTCTTCTATATCGCCCTGCCGGCCCTGCTCTTCGTCGTCGCAGCTGAGGCCGATCTGACCCAAGGCATCCCACCAGCCTTTCCCGTCTTGGCCGTGGCTGCGACCCTTGGAGTCGGCCTTATTGGCTTCGTTCCGCTTTGGATAATCTCAAAAAGAGAACTGCCAAACAGTATTGCCGCAAGCCTTTCCGCGACTTATGGCAACGTCTCTTACCTCGGCATACCGGTGGTGTTGGGAATTTTGGGCACAGCAGGGGGTCTTCCTGCAGTAATCGGCCAACTCGTCCATAACCTCATATTCCTGCTGGGCTACCCCGTCCTCCATGAACTGCTATTCAGCAAGCGGCCCGCCGGAGCGGGCCGATGGAAGACGATTGCCGCCACGGTAGGGAGAGCGTTGACGTGCAGCCCGCTGATCTGGGCCATCGTGCTGGGGATGGTAGTGAGCACGACCAAGATCCATGTGGTCGCGCCGCTGATGGAATTTACAAGCATGCTGGCAGGAGCAGCTGCCCCAGGGGCGCTCTTCGCCATCGGCCTAACCCTCCGGGGCGCCGTCCGAGTTTTTCGCGGCGGCAGACTTCGCCTGATGCCCGTGTGGGCGGCTGGCGCCGGCAAGCTCCTCCTTATGCCAGCGGCAACAGCGGCGGCGGCGCTGATTTTCGCTCCGGACATGCCGCAGCCCTGGCTCGTTACCCTCATCATCATGGCTGGAATGCCGACCTCAGCCACTGCCTTTGTGCTGTCCCAATCCAGTGGAGGAGACGGCCGGACAGTTGCGGCGATCATACTTGTGACCAACTTTTTCGGGATCGTCACCCTTCCCATTGCCGCACAGTTATTCACCTAG